Within Oceanicoccus sp. KOV_DT_Chl, the genomic segment CCTCGGTACTGCCATACACACGGAACGCGCGACAATTATCCAGTTGCTCATAACATTGATGAATTAATTGTGGTGGCACCGCAGCCCCACCACAGGCAAATAAACGCATGGTCGGCAAACCGGTGTTATGCCGCTTGGCCGCAGCTAATAACTCAACCAAAAAAGGGGTTGCCCCGACACTGGCGCTGGCACCTGTGCGCAAAATAAATTCAACTGCGGCATCCGCATCCCAACGCGCCATCAAGGCAGATTTCACTGGCGTAATAAATGGCAGCACCATACCCGACCCGTAACCAGTAATATGCGTCACCGGTGAGGGCATCAACATAATATCGCTGCCATTCATCTGCCAGCAATCAACGGAATTTTGAATAACGCGGCCGAGTGTATTGTGGCTATGTAAAACAGCTTTAGGATTACCGGTGGTACCCGAAGTGTATAAAATCGTTTTGATAGAATTGGCATCTACAACGGGCAAAGCTTTTATTGCTGCAGGCTTATTATCAATCAAATCTTCAAACCGCAACATGCCTTCGTGATGATGCTCGGCACGGACAGTAACAATATGTTTCAAATCTGGCAGATCAGCTTGTAGCGCCTCTATCATCGCAGGAAATTCCAGACTGCGAATTTTCTCGGGTATATAAATTAATTTTGTACGCGCATCTTTTAAAATAAACCGCAATTCGCGATCACGATAAATTGGAATAATCGGATTAACAATTAAGCCCATGGCAGAAGCAGCGATGTCGAGCACTACCGACTCACGCCAATTCGGCAACTGGAAACTCACCACGTCGCCCTGCTCCATGCCCAGTTGTTGTAAGCCGGTAATCAGCCGTCGTGCTTCTTCTGCGATAGACCCAAAAGTAATGGCAGGTTCATCTTCTAAAAAGATTGCCACATCATCAGGAATAGCTTCAGCTTTACGCCACGCACAATCTGCGATAGTCAAGTTTGACCACAACGCTCCATCACGTTCAATTCGAGCTTGAGTCAATGGATTAATCATTACAGCTAGCCTCAATTAAATTAAGTGGCGAACAACACGTGCCGCCGATTGCAGAATTATTCTATAACTCAGATAAAACATGGCCACCATCGACGGTGATATTTGCACCCGTCATTAAGGAGCCCGCATCGGAAGCCAGCAATAACAGCGGGCCATTTAATTCATCTAGCTGGCCAATACGACGTGTTGGCACCCGCTGTATAAGCGCTTGTCCATCAGCAGTCTTAAACCACTCGCTATTAAGCTCAGTATTAAAATATCCAGGAGAAATAGCATTGACGCGAATATTGTGGCGGGCCAACTCTAACGCTGCCGCTTTAGTAAACTGTACTACTGCCGCTTTTGCCGCCGAATAGCTGGTCAGTGCTTTTTGCAATCGCTCAGCGGTAATCGATGCAATGTTTATAATGCTGCCTGCTGTCTTTGCAGCGACCATACGCTTGGAGGCTTCACGGGTAACAAAGGCAACACCATTGAGGTTAGTATTGATAACACCATTCCAGTCGTCATCGGTTAAATCCAATAACAATTTAGGAATAGTGATGCCTGCATTATTAATGACAATTGTAATAACTCCGTAGGCTTGCTCCGCTTCATCAAAAGCCGCTGTAATACTGGCAGTGTCAGTCACATCCATATTCACCGCAGTGGCTTCACCACCATCGGCTTTAATTTCTTCACAC encodes:
- a CDS encoding AMP-binding protein, translating into MINPLTQARIERDGALWSNLTIADCAWRKAEAIPDDVAIFLEDEPAITFGSIAEEARRLITGLQQLGMEQGDVVSFQLPNWRESVVLDIAASAMGLIVNPIIPIYRDRELRFILKDARTKLIYIPEKIRSLEFPAMIEALQADLPDLKHIVTVRAEHHHEGMLRFEDLIDNKPAAIKALPVVDANSIKTILYTSGTTGNPKAVLHSHNTLGRVIQNSVDCWQMNGSDIMLMPSPVTHITGYGSGMVLPFITPVKSALMARWDADAAVEFILRTGASASVGATPFLVELLAAAKRHNTGLPTMRLFACGGAAVPPQLIHQCYEQLDNCRAFRVYGSTEAPVITQGFVREGEQQLAAETDGMIYAYDVKIVDDEGSALPIGVDGEIAARGAGMMLGYADPEQNAAAHDSDGYFYTGDIGVRTADDAILITDRKKDIIIRGGENLSAKEIEDVLHDHPQIKEAAVVAMPHERLGEGVCAYIIPASKDHGLDLAVIAAFADQAALAKQKIPQHIELVDDLPRTASGKVKKDILRKQIAEALSK
- a CDS encoding SDR family NAD(P)-dependent oxidoreductase; its protein translation is MNDLLKPFSLAGKVALVTGASSGFGHHFAKVLAKAGAKVIVGARRGDRLAALCEEIKADGGEATAVNMDVTDTASITAAFDEAEQAYGVITIVINNAGITIPKLLLDLTDDDWNGVINTNLNGVAFVTREASKRMVAAKTAGSIINIASITAERLQKALTSYSAAKAAVVQFTKAAALELARHNIRVNAISPGYFNTELNSEWFKTADGQALIQRVPTRRIGQLDELNGPLLLLASDAGSLMTGANITVDGGHVLSEL